A region from the Panthera uncia isolate 11264 chromosome D3 unlocalized genomic scaffold, Puncia_PCG_1.0 HiC_scaffold_8, whole genome shotgun sequence genome encodes:
- the NAPG gene encoding gamma-soluble NSF attachment protein isoform X2: protein MAAQKINEGLEHLAKAEKYLKTGFLKWKPDYDSAASEYGKAAVAFKNAKQFEQAKDACLREAVAHENNRALFHAAKAYEQAGMMLKEMQKLPEAVQLIEKASMMYLENGTPDTAAMALERAGKLIENVDPEKAVQLYQQTANVFENEERLRQAVELLGKASRLLVRGRRFDEAALSIQKEKNIYKEIENYPTCYKKTIAQVLVHLHRSDYVAAERCVRESYSIPGFSGSEDCAALEQLLEGYDQQDQDQVSEVCNSPLFKYMDNDYAKLGLSLVVPGGGIKKKSAAPQAKSEGATAPATEEDEDEYAGGLC, encoded by the exons ATGGCGGCTCAGAAGATAAATGAGGGGCTGGAGCACCTCGCCAAAGCAGAGAAATA ccTGAaaactggttttttaaaatggaagccAGATTATGACAGTGCCGCTTCTGAATATGGAAAAGCAG CTGTTGCTTTTAAAAACGCCAAACAGTTCGAGCAAGCAAAAGATGCCTGCCTGAGAGAAGCTGTTGCTCATGAGAATAACAGGGC TCTTTTTCATGCTGCcaa AGCTTATGAGCAAGCTGGCATGATGTTGAAG GAGATGCAGAAACTACCAGAGGCCGTTCAGCTGATTGAGAAAGCCAGCATGATGTATCTGGAAAACGGCACCCCTGACACGGCAGCCATGGCCTTGGAACGCGCTGGCAA GCTTATAGAAAATGTAGATCCAGAAAAGGCTGTACAGTTGTATCAACAGACAGCAAATGTGTTCGAA AATGAGGAACGCTTACGACAGGCAGTTGAATTACTAGGAAAAGCCTCCAGACTGCTGGTCCGAGGACGCAG gtTTGATGAGGCAGCACTTtctattcagaaagaaaaaaatatttataaggagATTGAGAATTATCCAACTTGTTATAAG AAGACAATCGCTCAAGTCTTAGTTCACCTGCACAGGAGTGACTACGTGGCCGCGGAGAGGTGCGTCAGAGAGAGCTACAG CATTCCAGGGTTCAGCGGGAGCGAGGACTGCGCCGCCCTGGAGCAGCTCCTTGAAGGCTATGACCAGCAAGACCAAGACCAAGTGTCGGAGGTCTGCAACTCGCCCCTTTTCAAGTACATGGACAATGAT TATGCTAAGCTGGGCCTGAGTTTGGTGGTTCCAGGAGGGGGAATCAAGAAGAAATCTGCCGCACCGCAGGCTAAGTCTGAAGGCGCCACTGCCCCTGCCACCGAGGAAGACGAGGACGAGTACGCCGGAGGCCTGTGCTAG
- the NAPG gene encoding gamma-soluble NSF attachment protein isoform X3 → MMLKEMQKLPEAVQLIEKASMMYLENGTPDTAAMALERAGKLIENVDPEKAVQLYQQTANVFENEERLRQAVELLGKASRLLVRGRRFDEAALSIQKEKNIYKEIENYPTCYKKTIAQVLVHLHRSDYVAAERCVRESYSIPGFSGSEDCAALEQLLEGYDQQDQDQVSEVCNSPLFKYMDNDYAKLGLSLVVPGGGIKKKSAAPQAKSEGATAPATEEDEDEYAGGLC, encoded by the exons ATGATGTTGAAG GAGATGCAGAAACTACCAGAGGCCGTTCAGCTGATTGAGAAAGCCAGCATGATGTATCTGGAAAACGGCACCCCTGACACGGCAGCCATGGCCTTGGAACGCGCTGGCAA GCTTATAGAAAATGTAGATCCAGAAAAGGCTGTACAGTTGTATCAACAGACAGCAAATGTGTTCGAA AATGAGGAACGCTTACGACAGGCAGTTGAATTACTAGGAAAAGCCTCCAGACTGCTGGTCCGAGGACGCAG gtTTGATGAGGCAGCACTTtctattcagaaagaaaaaaatatttataaggagATTGAGAATTATCCAACTTGTTATAAG AAGACAATCGCTCAAGTCTTAGTTCACCTGCACAGGAGTGACTACGTGGCCGCGGAGAGGTGCGTCAGAGAGAGCTACAG CATTCCAGGGTTCAGCGGGAGCGAGGACTGCGCCGCCCTGGAGCAGCTCCTTGAAGGCTATGACCAGCAAGACCAAGACCAAGTGTCGGAGGTCTGCAACTCGCCCCTTTTCAAGTACATGGACAATGAT TATGCTAAGCTGGGCCTGAGTTTGGTGGTTCCAGGAGGGGGAATCAAGAAGAAATCTGCCGCACCGCAGGCTAAGTCTGAAGGCGCCACTGCCCCTGCCACCGAGGAAGACGAGGACGAGTACGCCGGAGGCCTGTGCTAG
- the NAPG gene encoding gamma-soluble NSF attachment protein isoform X1, which translates to MPDGGPAATGTGNNSPVNPSLKTGFLKWKPDYDSAASEYGKAAVAFKNAKQFEQAKDACLREAVAHENNRALFHAAKAYEQAGMMLKEMQKLPEAVQLIEKASMMYLENGTPDTAAMALERAGKLIENVDPEKAVQLYQQTANVFENEERLRQAVELLGKASRLLVRGRRFDEAALSIQKEKNIYKEIENYPTCYKKTIAQVLVHLHRSDYVAAERCVRESYSIPGFSGSEDCAALEQLLEGYDQQDQDQVSEVCNSPLFKYMDNDYAKLGLSLVVPGGGIKKKSAAPQAKSEGATAPATEEDEDEYAGGLC; encoded by the exons ATGCCAGATGGAGGCCCTGCAGCCACAGGGACAGGGAACAATTCACCAGTTAACCCCAG ccTGAaaactggttttttaaaatggaagccAGATTATGACAGTGCCGCTTCTGAATATGGAAAAGCAG CTGTTGCTTTTAAAAACGCCAAACAGTTCGAGCAAGCAAAAGATGCCTGCCTGAGAGAAGCTGTTGCTCATGAGAATAACAGGGC TCTTTTTCATGCTGCcaa AGCTTATGAGCAAGCTGGCATGATGTTGAAG GAGATGCAGAAACTACCAGAGGCCGTTCAGCTGATTGAGAAAGCCAGCATGATGTATCTGGAAAACGGCACCCCTGACACGGCAGCCATGGCCTTGGAACGCGCTGGCAA GCTTATAGAAAATGTAGATCCAGAAAAGGCTGTACAGTTGTATCAACAGACAGCAAATGTGTTCGAA AATGAGGAACGCTTACGACAGGCAGTTGAATTACTAGGAAAAGCCTCCAGACTGCTGGTCCGAGGACGCAG gtTTGATGAGGCAGCACTTtctattcagaaagaaaaaaatatttataaggagATTGAGAATTATCCAACTTGTTATAAG AAGACAATCGCTCAAGTCTTAGTTCACCTGCACAGGAGTGACTACGTGGCCGCGGAGAGGTGCGTCAGAGAGAGCTACAG CATTCCAGGGTTCAGCGGGAGCGAGGACTGCGCCGCCCTGGAGCAGCTCCTTGAAGGCTATGACCAGCAAGACCAAGACCAAGTGTCGGAGGTCTGCAACTCGCCCCTTTTCAAGTACATGGACAATGAT TATGCTAAGCTGGGCCTGAGTTTGGTGGTTCCAGGAGGGGGAATCAAGAAGAAATCTGCCGCACCGCAGGCTAAGTCTGAAGGCGCCACTGCCCCTGCCACCGAGGAAGACGAGGACGAGTACGCCGGAGGCCTGTGCTAG